TTGTTTGCCAAAAATAAGTGAATACGACAATCCGGACTTTATGTGTCAGCCTATGACACATAAAGTCCGGATATATTTGTTTTCAAAACATTTTTTATTGATAAAGAAAGGAGAAAAAATGAAATCCTGTGGTGTTATTGTAGAATACAATCCATTTCACAATGGCCATCTTTATCACGTAGCAAAAGCGCGCGATGTTAGTCAGGCAGATGTTGTGATTGCGGTAATGAGTGGTAATTTTTTACAAAGGGGAGAACCGGCCGTTATAGATAAGTGGCAAAGAGCGAAAGCAGCGCTTGCAAATGGCGTCGATTTGGTAATTGAATTACCATTTCAATATGCATGCCAGGCAGCAGATATTTTTGCAAAAGGTGGTATCAAAACGTTAGCAGCATTACAATGCGATAGTTTTTGTTTTGGAACAGACTATGAAACGGATTTTGATTATCCTCATTTTGGTCAGCAATTAAATCAGTACGCACGAGAAATTGAGACGCTTTTACAAAAGAAGGCCGACCAGAAGAAGACTTATCCACAGATTATGCAAGAAGTTTATCAGGAATTATTTAACTTACCACAAGTAAAACAAGTGCTACCCAATCATATTTTGGGGTTAAGTTATGCCAAAGAGAATGCCCAATTACAAAAACCGATGAATTTAATTGCTATTAAGCGACAAAAAGCTGGTTATCATGATCTTCAT
The genomic region above belongs to Enterococcus saigonensis and contains:
- a CDS encoding nucleotidyltransferase is translated as MKSCGVIVEYNPFHNGHLYHVAKARDVSQADVVIAVMSGNFLQRGEPAVIDKWQRAKAALANGVDLVIELPFQYACQAADIFAKGGIKTLAALQCDSFCFGTDYETDFDYPHFGQQLNQYAREIETLLQKKADQKKTYPQIMQEVYQELFNLPQVKQVLPNHILGLSYAKENAQLQKPMNLIAIKRQKAGYHDLHIADEKIASATAIRKLLHENRDISDFVPMDTKTDLAHYFVSWNDFWPYLRYRLMSSTIAELSAIYQMELSLALKMQETALYTDDFALFMQKVKSKHYTMTRIQRQLCYVLLNTTSKEMNRAWSANYLRILGFNAIGQKYLNQIKKTTVWPLLARVGKSGANQIPLTLRGDGIYRLANKKIVEQNFGRMPLKQI